Proteins from one Panicum virgatum strain AP13 chromosome 7K, P.virgatum_v5, whole genome shotgun sequence genomic window:
- the LOC120642574 gene encoding two-component response regulator ORR5-like, which translates to MAARCKGIAGEGSAAAAAAPHVLAVDDSSVDRAVIASILRSSQFRVTAVDSGKKALELLGSEPNVSMIITDYWMPEMTGFELLKKVKESSRLKEIPVVIMSSENVPTRISRCLEEGAEDFLLKPVRPADVSRLCRRVLR; encoded by the exons ATGGCGGCGAGGTGCAAGGGTATCGCCGGGGagggcagcgcggcggcggcggcggcgccgcacgTCCTCGCGGTGGACGACAGCTCGGTCGACCGCGCCGTCATCGCCAGCATCCTCAGGAGCTCGCAGTTCCGCG TGACGGCCGTGGACAGCGGGAAGAAGGCGCTGGAGCTGCTGGGCTCG GAGCCCAACGTGAGCATGATCATCACCGACTACTGGATGCCGGAGATGACCGGGTTCGAGCTCCTCAAGAAGGTCAAG GAGTCGTCCAGGCTGAAGGAGATCCCCGTGGTGATCATGTCCTCAGAGAACGTGCCAACCAGGATCAGCAG GTGCCTGGAGGAAGGCGCCGAGGATTTCCTGCTGAAGCCCGTCCGCCCGGCCGACGTGTCGCGCCtgtgccgccgcgtcctccgatga